In Helicobacter pylori, a single genomic region encodes these proteins:
- a CDS encoding 30S ribosomal protein S12, producing the protein MPTINQLIRKERKKVVKKTKSPALVECPQRRGVCTRVYTTTPKKPNSALRKVAKVRLTSKFEVISYIPGEGHNLQEHSIVLVRGGRVKDLPGVKYHIVRGALDTAGVNKRTVSRSKYGTKKAKATDKKATDNKKK; encoded by the coding sequence GTGCCTACTATCAATCAGTTGATTAGAAAAGAAAGGAAAAAGGTGGTTAAAAAAACAAAATCACCTGCATTAGTGGAATGCCCTCAAAGAAGAGGGGTTTGTACTAGGGTTTATACGACTACCCCTAAAAAGCCTAACTCGGCTTTGAGAAAGGTCGCTAAGGTCCGTTTGACCAGTAAATTTGAAGTGATCAGTTATATCCCTGGTGAAGGGCATAACTTGCAAGAACACTCCATTGTGTTAGTGCGTGGGGGTAGGGTTAAGGATTTACCCGGTGTGAAATACCATATCGTTCGTGGCGCTTTAGACACTGCAGGGGTCAATAAAAGAACGGTTTCACGCTCTAAATACGGGACTAAAAAAGCTAAAGCAACCGACAAGAAAGCAACAGACAACAAGAAAAAATAA
- a CDS encoding 30S ribosomal protein S7, whose amino-acid sequence MRRRKAPVREVLGDPVYGNKVVTKFINKMMFDGKKSVAEKIIYKAFNKIEEKSGEKGIEVFEKALERVRPLVEVRSRRVGGATYQVPVEVRASRQQSLSIRWILEATRKRNERMMVDRLANELMDAANDKGAAFKKKEDVHKMAEANKAFAHYRW is encoded by the coding sequence ATGAGAAGAAGAAAAGCACCCGTTAGGGAGGTTTTGGGCGATCCTGTTTATGGGAACAAAGTGGTTACTAAGTTTATCAATAAGATGATGTTCGACGGCAAGAAAAGCGTAGCGGAAAAAATCATCTACAAAGCTTTCAATAAGATTGAAGAAAAAAGCGGTGAAAAAGGGATTGAAGTGTTTGAAAAAGCCCTAGAAAGGGTGCGTCCTTTAGTGGAAGTGCGCAGCAGAAGAGTGGGTGGGGCTACCTATCAAGTGCCGGTAGAAGTGAGGGCGAGTCGCCAGCAGTCGCTATCTATCCGTTGGATTTTAGAAGCCACTAGAAAACGCAATGAAAGAATGATGGTGGATAGATTGGCTAACGAGCTTATGGATGCGGCTAACGATAAGGGTGCGGCTTTTAAGAAAAAAGAAGATGTGCATAAAATGGCAGAAGCGAATAAAGCGTTCGCGCACTATCGCTGGTAA
- the fusA gene encoding elongation factor G codes for MARKTPLNRIRNIGIAAHIDAGKTTTSERILFYTGVSHKIGEVHDGAATMDWMEQEKERGITITSAATTCFWKDHQINLIDTPGHVDFTIEVERSMRVLDGAVSVFCSVGGVQPQSETVWRQANKYGVPRIVFVNKMDRIGANFYNVENQIKQRLKANPVPINIPIGAEDTFIGVIDLVQMKAIVWNNETMGAKYDVEEIPSDLLEKAKQYREKLVEAVAEQDEALMEKYLGGEELSIEEIKKGIKTGCLNMSLIPMLCGSSFKNKGVQTLLDAVIDYLPAPTEVVDIKGIDPKTEEEVFVKSSDDGEFAGLAFKIMTDPFVGQLTFVRVYRGKLESGSYVYNSTKDKKERVGRLLKMHSNKREDIKEVYAGEICAFVGLKDTLTGDTLCDEKNAVVLERMEFPEPVIHIAVEPKTKADQEKMGVALGKLAEEDPSFRVMTQEETGQTLIGGMGELHLEIIVDRLKREFKVEAEIGQPQVAFRETIRSSVSKEHKYAKQSGGRGQYGHVFIKLEPKEPGSGYEFVNEISGGVIPKEYIPAVDKGIQEAMQNGVLAGYPVVDFKVTLYDGSYHDVDSSEMAFKIAGSMAFKEASRAANPVLLEPMMKVEVEVPEEYMGDVIGDLNRRRGQINSMDDRLGLKIVNAFVPLVEMFGYSTDLRSATQGRGTYSMEFDHYGEVPSNIAKEIVEKRKG; via the coding sequence ATGGCTAGAAAAACCCCATTAAACAGGATCAGAAATATCGGTATCGCCGCTCACATTGATGCCGGGAAAACCACCACTTCTGAAAGGATTTTATTCTACACAGGCGTGAGCCATAAGATTGGCGAAGTGCATGACGGTGCGGCGACAATGGACTGGATGGAGCAAGAAAAAGAAAGAGGGATCACTATCACTTCTGCGGCAACGACTTGTTTTTGGAAGGATCACCAAATCAATTTGATTGACACCCCAGGGCATGTGGATTTCACTATTGAAGTAGAACGATCCATGCGCGTGCTAGATGGTGCGGTTTCGGTGTTTTGCTCGGTTGGGGGCGTGCAACCTCAAAGCGAGACCGTGTGGCGTCAAGCGAATAAATACGGCGTGCCTAGGATTGTTTTTGTCAATAAAATGGATAGGATTGGGGCGAATTTCTATAATGTAGAAAACCAGATTAAGCAACGCTTGAAAGCCAATCCTGTGCCTATTAATATCCCTATTGGGGCTGAAGACACTTTCATTGGTGTGATTGATTTAGTCCAAATGAAAGCGATTGTTTGGAATAATGAAACCATGGGGGCCAAATACGATGTGGAAGAAATCCCTAGCGATTTGTTAGAAAAGGCTAAACAATACCGAGAAAAGCTTGTAGAAGCCGTAGCCGAGCAAGATGAAGCCTTGATGGAAAAGTATTTAGGCGGTGAAGAATTGAGTATTGAAGAAATCAAAAAAGGCATTAAAACAGGTTGTTTGAACATGAGCCTTATCCCTATGCTTTGTGGTTCTTCTTTTAAAAATAAAGGCGTGCAGACTTTATTAGACGCAGTTATTGATTACTTGCCAGCGCCTACGGAGGTTGTGGATATTAAGGGGATTGATCCAAAAACTGAAGAAGAGGTTTTTGTGAAATCCAGCGATGATGGCGAGTTTGCCGGTTTGGCGTTTAAAATCATGACGGATCCTTTTGTGGGCCAACTCACTTTTGTGCGCGTGTATCGTGGCAAGCTAGAATCCGGTAGCTATGTGTATAACTCCACCAAAGACAAGAAAGAGCGCGTGGGGAGACTGCTTAAAATGCATTCCAATAAGAGGGAAGACATTAAAGAAGTTTATGCGGGTGAGATTTGCGCGTTTGTGGGCTTAAAAGACACGCTGACTGGGGACACGCTTTGCGATGAAAAAAATGCGGTTGTTCTAGAGAGAATGGAATTTCCTGAGCCGGTCATTCACATCGCTGTGGAGCCTAAAACGAAAGCAGACCAAGAAAAAATGGGCGTAGCGTTAGGCAAGCTCGCTGAAGAAGATCCAAGTTTTAGGGTGATGACTCAAGAAGAAACCGGGCAAACCCTCATCGGTGGTATGGGTGAATTGCACCTAGAAATCATCGTGGATAGGTTGAAGAGAGAATTTAAGGTGGAAGCTGAAATCGGTCAGCCACAAGTCGCCTTTAGAGAAACTATCCGCTCAAGCGTGAGCAAAGAGCATAAATACGCTAAGCAAAGCGGTGGTCGTGGGCAATACGGGCATGTGTTTATCAAGCTTGAGCCTAAAGAGCCTGGCAGTGGGTATGAATTTGTGAATGAAATTTCTGGGGGCGTGATCCCTAAAGAATATATCCCTGCGGTGGATAAGGGTATCCAAGAAGCGATGCAAAATGGCGTTTTGGCAGGCTATCCGGTGGTGGATTTTAAAGTTACCCTTTATGATGGGAGCTACCATGATGTGGATTCTTCAGAAATGGCGTTTAAAATCGCTGGCTCTATGGCGTTTAAAGAAGCGAGTCGCGCGGCTAACCCGGTTTTACTAGAGCCTATGATGAAAGTGGAAGTGGAAGTCCCTGAAGAATACATGGGCGATGTGATTGGCGATTTGAATAGAAGAAGAGGGCAAATCAATTCTATGGATGACCGATTAGGCTTGAAAATCGTGAACGCTTTTGTGCCGTTGGTGGAAATGTTTGGTTATTCTACGGATTTACGATCAGCCACTCAAGGGCGTGGGACTTACTCCATGGAGTT